In one Halofilum ochraceum genomic region, the following are encoded:
- a CDS encoding YhcB family protein, with protein sequence METEYWVLSIIAIVLALVAGFIGGRMSAPRQRRVEAMEQERDAAREEAEAVRAEVNRHFEESARMFGKLASDYRTFFQQFAQTAQNLGLSEGRARELLEEADPNLIARQAGGSGNPAADAAQADTATAGPRAQGGGETEAPPTESTTTAGTDEAPSPADTDEPSGDAGGQAASGPPGTGEGDEAPTDSDAERDRRG encoded by the coding sequence ATGGAAACGGAGTATTGGGTCCTTTCGATTATCGCCATCGTGCTCGCCCTGGTGGCGGGCTTTATCGGCGGTCGCATGTCGGCGCCCCGGCAGCGCCGGGTGGAGGCGATGGAGCAGGAGCGGGATGCCGCCCGCGAGGAGGCCGAAGCCGTCCGCGCGGAGGTGAACCGCCATTTCGAGGAGAGTGCGCGCATGTTCGGCAAGCTCGCCTCGGATTACCGCACGTTCTTCCAGCAGTTCGCGCAGACCGCGCAGAATCTCGGGCTTTCCGAGGGGCGTGCCCGTGAGCTTCTGGAAGAGGCCGATCCGAATCTCATCGCCCGTCAGGCGGGGGGGTCCGGTAACCCGGCGGCGGACGCTGCGCAAGCGGATACCGCTACGGCCGGCCCGCGCGCGCAGGGGGGCGGCGAAACCGAAGCGCCTCCGACGGAATCGACGACGACCGCGGGAACGGATGAAGCACCGTCGCCCGCGGATACGGACGAGCCATCCGGCGATGCCGGGGGGCAGGCCGCGAGCGGGCCCCCGGGCACGGGGGAAGGCGACGAGGCCCCCACGGATTCCGACGCGGAACGCGACCGACGCGGGTAA
- a CDS encoding bactofilin family protein, protein MSDDFRHASDADVTSIIGVRDRTRGDCHVGGGLRVDGVVRGNVIASGDDAALIVSPNARVEGDIHVARARVQGHVTGTVTVDGHVDVRAGAVIEGDVRYGSMAIETGASITGTLTALRIEEDV, encoded by the coding sequence ATGTCCGACGACTTTCGCCATGCGAGCGATGCCGACGTCACCAGTATCATCGGGGTACGCGACCGCACCCGCGGCGACTGTCACGTCGGCGGCGGCCTGCGCGTGGACGGGGTGGTGCGGGGCAATGTGATCGCGTCGGGTGACGACGCGGCCCTGATCGTAAGCCCGAACGCACGGGTCGAGGGGGATATCCACGTGGCCCGGGCGCGCGTTCAGGGCCATGTAACGGGAACGGTCACCGTCGACGGGCATGTCGATGTGCGCGCCGGTGCGGTGATCGAGGGCGATGTCCGCTATGGATCGATGGCGATCGAAACCGGGGCCTCGATTACCGGGACCCTGACCGCCCTGCGCATCGAGGAGGATGTCTGA